The window ACTTTTTCATaatataaaaaacaaaaaaattaaaagagaGGAAAAATAACACGTAATTTTTTTTAGGCATGTACATGTGATTTGCCCGTGGCAGGGGAGCAGAGTCACGGACTCCCTCGCGCAATGGGCTGCCTGGCCCATATACAGAAGCGCTGTAGGCAATCCGTCCTTCCAACTCGCTACAAGCGAGCTATAGCCACGCCTGGGCTGGCGCGTGTCCATGGAGTCATATGGGATGGCATTCCCTACTTCCTGCTCCTTATGGAAAATTGCCGACCAATCGCACAGGCAAAGCGAGTGCATGAGGGTACGAGCTGGCTCAATCAGGGGTCATCATCCGGTTTTAGAATCTTCTAGAAGGTTCTCGTTCACTTTTTCTCATTTTCTCTTTTCCTGTTATTGCCTTTATGGGCTTTCATTTTTTTTATCCATTTTCAAATTTCTTTAGAATCTTCAAAAGATATTCCTGTTTccgaaaaaatgttcaaaaatatGTGCAATTTCAAAATTATTTGTGTTTTTCAAAGTTCTTCaaatttttcaaaaatatatgtAGAATTTTTAAAAACGTTTGGATTTTCATtcataattttaaaaaatgttcaaaattttaaaaaagttcaacgttttagaaaaaacatgttttataaaaaaatcaaaatttcagaaaatatttGTGTTTTCAGAAGTTCTTCAAATTTTAAATAATTGTTCATgattttcaaaaaagttcacgTTTAAAAACCGTGTTTTCCAAAATGTTTGTGttattcaaaaaattcaaaaacattttgagaaatgttcatgttttcaaaaaaacataaactttttGAATAATGTTCACAATTTTTAGAAAAAATCTCAAAATTTCAAAATATGTCCACACATTTTAAAATAACTTTCTCAATGATTGTTTTTAGAGAACCAAAGGAAAATAGAAACATATACTAGATAGAAAATTAAAAAGAAAGTAAGGTTCCCATTTCACCTTTCTTCCCACCACCCCTTCGTCCAACCTTTCTTGTATGATAACAAATCAACTTAATTTACTTACCTTCTGAACCAGTTCCACTTTAATTTACTTACCAAATTTCGGATCAAAATATAAGGTAATTCATGGGCATAATTTGATGATCATTTATTTACACAATCGCATTATTATAGATAGATAAATCACAAGCCGATATACTAGAAGATTTATATCCcattgcaacacacgggcattgTTCTAGTACTAGAAAAAAAACTGTAGCTACAATAACCGGAGCCGCTACAGTAGTCAGTTCATTGATCACTATTGTTGCTACATGGGTCGGCCTAGTCGAGGGTGGCCCACCCTATGCGTTTGCCTACCAATTTGCTGCATAGAGCGACAAATAGGAGCTCCCATCTGGGACGTGTTTGGTAGCTCACATCCCCACACAGGCTGTGTGGGACCAAATTGACTCGTTTGATTAGCTGGGCTACATTGAAATCTTGGCCCGCATGAACCTAAAAGCACAACTAATCAGCAGCTTCCAGGGAACCAGGCTCATCTCGTGCAGGGTGGGGGACGCGGTGCAGAGCTAATGCAAGCGGGGAGATGGTGCGAGCTCGCACGCGTCCCCCAGAAGTCAGCATGAGTATTTTTGTCACCTCCGGCAGATTCCCTGCCTAtttatcccccccccccccaggctcAACGCCCCAACCCCCGCTACCATCCCCCTTCCCCCCTCAAGCTCTCTGTCTCGGGAAGCTTCTTCACCGACGAGCAGATAAGCGGCGTCATCTTCTCCGGTCGTTGTTGGTCGGCGGAGGCGATCCTTCTTCATCCTCTTCTCCGAGTTGTTccttgcctcctccttgctccttccATTGTTGTAAGTAATATCACTCCCTACTCGTTGTAGCTTAGATATGCGAGTATTGCCTCATGATGTTGTGTGAGGATGTGGTAGATGAGATGTTAGTCATGTAGTTTTGGTGTTATGGTAGGTTTTGCTTGTCAACCGTGATGATGTTCATGGTGTTGTGGTAGATCAAGGCTTATGTGCTAGTATTGCTTGTTTTCCATTCCGTTCGATTCTAGTTTGGTAGATGTGGTAGTATGGTAGATTTTTCTTGGCGGACAGTGATGGTGTTACGGTGTTGTGGGAGGTCAGTACTTATGTGCTAGTATTGCTTGTTTTCCATTCGTCCGATTCTAGTATGGTAGATGTGGTAGTATGGTAGATTTTGCTTGTCGGCGGTGATGGTGTTCATGATGTTGTGGTAGGTCGATGCTTATGTGCTAGCATTACAAGTTTTCCATGCTAGTATAGTATGTGGTAGTGGTGTTCTGCTTAATGATGAGTTCATGCTAGTATGATAGATTCATTGTTCTCGTTCGGCTAGTCCTTATGCTAATCATTATAGGCAATGACAATTGGGACTTTAGTACGACCCTTgttctatcagacacccatacatTTTCCTCCTATCTTGAGGACTCCTGGCCACCTTTGGCTGGGCCGCAGAGGTGTTTGAGGCGCGTCATGTGTGTTCTTTAGTGATGGTGATGCTTGCGGTAGCTACTAAGCTAGGTGGCCGTTAAGGCTGGCAAGGCAAagatgagggggggggggggtccatgAAGGGGGATACAACGAATTGGACTTCTTTCTTGTCCACCTTCATTCTCAACAAGATGTGTGATTTGATAAGGGCTTCAAGGAGGTGCGCCTAAACACTGTTGCAAAATGATGTTAGGTTTGGCACATAAGTGACCTCAACACAGGTGTACAACCATCTTAAGAAGTGTAGGGTGAAATGGATCTAAGCGTCCAGCCTTAGAGATCTTAGCAATGCACAATGGGATCAAGATGCCTTCAAGACACATCTCGGTTATCTAACCTAGCCTTATTTCACTTGATTTAACATGCTAGTCAAAACTAACAACATTGCCTTTCTTTCTTAGGATCATCCCAAGGACGTTGAGTATCTCAACATGCCCATCCAGAATTATTCTCAGATGCGGACCATCTTCTCCTGGGGTATGGGTACTTGCAAGCATGCCATTTTCTCTGCCGGTAGCCTCGTAGCCTCCTTCATCCCATGTGGTCCAATAATAGGATATATGTGTAGGCATGGTGTCCTATTTTGGTCTTTCGTCTTGtactttttcttttttattttaccAGAGATGTTATTCGCACTTTGATACTTGGTTCGTTCTAATAAATGGTTGTGTGCATTGACACAGAAGTCAAGGGTAATCctcctttttgaaaaaaaaactccTCCATCCCTAGCCATCTTGTTCCCGACCCGCATTTTTCTACAAAGTCTTAGAAACACGACAATCAATATGTCCATATGTTGCTTAATTTGCTTTATAGTTCTTTTTTCGGGGCATTGTTTATCatgcatatgcaaggaagaaagtagtatttctactttgAAAACGACAAAAGAAACTCCATATTCATCAAAAGATAAATAGGAGAAGGCTTGGCTTTACTACCACGGCCGTACGTGCTGGTGTTCGGGCGACTCGGCCACAACATATAGAAATACTCTTGGATTAGCTGAGCATGATTTTTATATCTCACAACGTCTGCTCGGTACATTTGGGCTTCGACGAGATCATCCAAATGAAATCTGTTTTTATATGTTTTAAGAGAATGCAAACAAGcaaatcatgtagtgacatgaaaaCCTCAGGGTGATACCAAGTAAAGTACAAGTAGTAGTAATTTAGCAATATGTGTGTTTCACACTGTGGTATTATTGCAGGCACATCAGATAGCTCCTCTGCCAACTATACAGACAGGGTACTTACTTTCTCAACACCCACACACAAATTTACATACTTCCATCACACTCTACAGCGGCACAATTTCACAAACCAAACTACACACCAGCTGCTTCTGTCTCTCATCGGGCACCCTTTCAGTTCATCGCGTCAATCATGCACAAGTTTTCCCATCTTACAAGATGCCATTACACAACATAAGGATCATGTGCCAGGCAGCATTTTTATTGCAAAACCTATACAATACCGGTGTCGCAGTGGGCGTGCCGTCACCGCCATCGCCATGCAGGAGGTGTGCCCGCTCTGAAGTCACTGGCCACAGGCGATCCCAGCTTCGCAGAAGGCGGCGACGAGCTTCGGCAGTAGCTTGCCGAGCATGATCTTGAATCCGGTCGAGCAGCCTTTGCAGCCATCATCTGATATGTACGTGCTGTCGCGAGCATGACCAATGAGATCACCGCCGAGGTATGCGTTGCAGGCTTCCAGGATGTGCGGCGCGCGGCAAGTGAAGTGCTCCTTGACGAACTTTTCAAAATGCTGGATGGAGATAGGAGGGGAGAGACCCATCAATAATATTCATTACACATGTTACTTCTTAGTGTTGAAAGGTGCAGCAGAAGTTATTTAAATACTGTATGTAGGTTGGTTAGGGGATGCATCTGAGATACAGTGGGGGGTAATCTTGGTTTACGTTCTACTCAAAACTCATACCTACCAAAATTCAGTTAAGCCCTATCAGTTTTGTCAGAGTAAGTGTATGGGATATTCAGGTCATTCGTTAAGTGCAGAATTTACAGAGTTGGTGACTTACCTTTGGTGGTTTGTGCAAAATGTACATCATGGACTTGCAAGACAGCAAGAAAGCATTCTCGTTGTACGTGATGGAGTTCTTCTCCCCGTCAGCTTTCCCCACAAATTTGTCGTAGCCCGCCTCATTGAAGTAAGGCTTCTCGTTGAGAACAAGAGCCTGAAGGGATAGCAGCAGTTGAAGAACAGTCGAGCCCTCCGGATTCCACACCTCATTACCAGTCCCTGCCCATGTCTTGAGAAGGCTTAGACATACTTTGCCGGTTTCGTACAAGTTTGGGTTGAGGCGGAGGCCTCCGGAGTGATAGTGAACGGACTGGAAAAAGAAAGTTACTGTTCAGCAGCTAGACGATCTCAGCTGGGAGGTACACACACGAGCAATAGAAAAGAAAACACTTACAGGTGGTTCATGAGGATAATCCGGTGGGAAGAAAATATCAAAGAAAAATAAATTATCATGATAAGGCGTTCCAGCTGCCCCAACAATGCAAGCCCTCAGAAGGTCCATCCTTTCCTCATAAACTCTAACATGGATGTCATCTGCATGGAAGCAAAGAACACCATGTAAGCAATATGTACCAGAAAATATGTTTCATGTTTTCATCAGTTATTTCATGAATATAACTTGCTACCAAATCTAATTAGAATGGTTTTCTGATCATCATTCCTTATATATTAGGATTGAAGCCAAAGCTAATATTACAGGGATTTATTGAATGTAAAAAAAATCCCAATATACACTAAATTTCTTCAAGATGTTTTTTTTATTCATAAAGTGAACAACTCAAATTTTGTGTGAGTTTCCACTTACTAACGTTTGCATAATTCTATATTTAATTTTGACAGCTCGTTAGTTTTATCAGAGAAGGGAAGAACCCTGACAACTCACAAGAGTACGCATGTTCTGTTCACACATTCAATTTTTCATCTTTGACAGTTTAACTAGCTTGATCAGTTCTCATACTCGAAATAATAATCAACAAGATAACATACACATGATAAGCTAGGCCTTTTTAACTTCAATCATCTTGTAAAGATGTCAAACAatgattttttgagaaaggaaCCTTAACATGCTATGCTGTCCTGTGGAGCGTAGAACATTTTAActtatttctttttttttgcaaatattTTAACTTATTTCTAACCACAAGCCAATTATATAAGATTGCATCATGACAGATTCACATCTATATGTACTATTAAAGTAGAGTTATGGTAGACTAAAAATGCCAAGTTATAATAAACATAAACAGATGCTACAATTCTATATGCAATGAGCCAGTGAAAAGATTCAGTTTCATGAAAGACTTGCAATGGACAATAAAAAACAAGAAAAACCGACCTGGTAAATCATTTTGTAAGATTGTCCATTCCTGTTGTATCTTCTTCAGCCAACCTCTTTTAACCTAATATATCAGGAATTAAAGATTATAACAAATAATTTGAACATGCTACAATAGCTACTACAGCTCTAAAATAGAGGAATAAAGTTGAATTAGGTGTGAAGTATTACATTTTCGTGGCCACGTTCCTTCACAAAATGATGATCAGAACAGTCCACCACAACATCAAATATTTTTACGTCATTTTCTGAAGGTAACTGTGGCTTCTCGGTCTGCATCACCAACTCCACAACGGAAAATTCTTCTGCAGATGAATGTAGATCTGCTGACTTCACAATTTGATACTGAGGATCTGCAGTAATCTGAAACCACAACTTGATCTTAGAGTTATGAAAATTAAACATAAATTATTTGGCAAGGTATAAAACTTACTGAGCTAGATGATGTAGAATCATGAGCACCAAAGAAACTAGAAGCCACATTTGTCAGAAAATCAAAAGCTGTTTTGGAGAAGTAGAAAGCATTGCGCAATGAACCAGTGCAGTCTTCACCAGACTCTTCCAGGGCATTCTGGGTGAAAACATCAAGTTGTTGCTTAAATTTCAATACATGTAACCAACAAATGGTACAGTGGAAGATGCAAACCCAAGCTAACCTTAGTACTCTCATGGTGGATTGTTTCCTGCTCAGCCTCGTCGTCGACAGAAGTATGCACCTCATTGACAGATTCTAGTGAATTATCTAGAAGTCTTTCTAATCCAATTATTTCAAAATGCTGCGCCTGAAATTGATAAAAGGGAGAAATATATGTTACCAATAGTCTGGACAGACCATGTATCTAGAAAAGATGGGTGAAAAAAGGAGATAAAACACAACAAAACAAAAAAGGAAGAAAACCAACTCAAAGATAAGCTTACCTTGGATATCACACCACTAGCCCATTGCACTTCAATTCCATCATCCTTATACCCAAGAACATTGCCAATGCATGACAAGAAGCCGGAGGAGGTATCTAAACTTTTCCTGCTAACTGTCATGGTTCCATTGGTGAGATCTGCTTCAGACTTGTCGATGTTCAGAGCTGATCTGATAACGACTTCCCCAGTGCAAAAGGAGAAATCTGGGTGCTCTACTAGCTCATAAGCACTCACTGTCTCCTCAGTGGGGTCACTTCCATATCTGACAATGTCATCATCCACTGGAACAATCCATTTTACATTTACAGTCCGCTCAAGTGCATCCACATTTCTCACTATCCCAATCCGCTGACGTTCAGCAGCCTCCTCTACTGCCAATTTCTCCAGGACAAATTGCCCTGGCCAAAAATCATGATCACCGGGGGTGCTAACAGGAGCCAAGATATAAGGTTCTAGCCCAAGAGATATGCTTCCATTTTGCCATAGAACGTCAAAAGTGCTCTTTGTCTTGGCAACAACATAAGTTTGAGAATATCGAGAACACTTACGGTCTTCACTTGGGAGACTTCCATCATGACCAGCAGAGAGAGTGCACCAATCACCCAACTGCCAGTTAGCATAAGGGAAGCATGACAGCAAAGTGAGGTTCTTTGGGTCCTGAAAGTTTGGAGGACTCGATGATCGATCACCCCAAACATTTGCCACGGAGGTTATCCAGTTCACATGCACCAGCCCCACATCAACATGAGACACAACACCTTCATCTCGACTGGCCCTCCATGATCCAGACAACCATGTTCCTGACTTGGACACGGAGGGATGGACAATCCTCACGCGTTGACTTGGATAGTAAAAATAAGGTGCATCTTCAAAGATGAATGGAGGTATGGGCTTCAGTACCTCAGAGTCCCTTAACAGCATTTCACACTTTGCCCCATCACTGAACACAACAGTGACCAGGTCAAATGCCCTGATCACCCGCCCCATCCATGGTCCCATAACCACGCAGTCACCAGAGACAAAGGATCTCACTCTTGAAAGCTGCTTGCTGTTGACATCTTCTATTATATCACCAGAGTATGTCTCCAAGTCCACAAacatttcaaccccaacaacgcGGCCCAACTGACCTGAGGGGTCAGACACAGGGCAGACTATGTCCCCATGAAGAAACCCTCTTTCAAAAGTAAGGAAATCATCAATCTTGCCGATGCTCTCGTCCAAGCTTGATAAGATGCTCTGTGCATGGTCTGTAAATTCACATTCTTGGTCCTCACTGTCACTCGTTCCACTGTAtgactcactgtctgaatcaatTACAAACAGATCCATCTCTCCAAGCCCTGCAACACCACATTTTGTCATTTTGTATGATATGAAACAACCAATTGTGTTAATAAATACTAGATTAAATTCGTTCCCACCTTTTTGTAACAAGCTGTGTTCTG is drawn from Aegilops tauschii subsp. strangulata cultivar AL8/78 chromosome 1, Aet v6.0, whole genome shotgun sequence and contains these coding sequences:
- the LOC109746297 gene encoding probable ubiquitin-conjugating enzyme E2 24 isoform X1, which codes for MTKCGVAGLGEMDLFVIDSDSESYSGTSDSEDQECEFTDHAQSILSSLDESIGKIDDFLTFERGFLHGDIVCPVSDPSGQLGRVVGVEMFVDLETYSGDIIEDVNSKQLSRVRSFVSGDCVVMGPWMGRVIRAFDLVTVVFSDGAKCEMLLRDSEVLKPIPPFIFEDAPYFYYPSQRVRIVHPSVSKSGTWLSGSWRASRDEGVVSHVDVGLVHVNWITSVANVWGDRSSSPPNFQDPKNLTLLSCFPYANWQLGDWCTLSAGHDGSLPSEDRKCSRYSQTYVVAKTKSTFDVLWQNGSISLGLEPYILAPVSTPGDHDFWPGQFVLEKLAVEEAAERQRIGIVRNVDALERTVNVKWIVPVDDDIVRYGSDPTEETVSAYELVEHPDFSFCTGEVVIRSALNIDKSEADLTNGTMTVSRKSLDTSSGFLSCIGNVLGYKDDGIEVQWASGVISKAQHFEIIGLERLLDNSLESVNEVHTSVDDEAEQETIHHESTKNALEESGEDCTGSLRNAFYFSKTAFDFLTNVASSFFGAHDSTSSSSITADPQYQIVKSADLHSSAEEFSVVELVMQTEKPQLPSENDVKIFDVVVDCSDHHFVKERGHENVKRGWLKKIQQEWTILQNDLPDDIHVRVYEERMDLLRACIVGAAGTPYHDNLFFFDIFFPPDYPHEPPSVHYHSGGLRLNPNLYETGKVCLSLLKTWAGTGNEVWNPEGSTVLQLLLSLQALVLNEKPYFNEAGYDKFVGKADGEKNSITYNENAFLLSCKSMMYILHKPPKHFEKFVKEHFTCRAPHILEACNAYLGGDLIGHARDSTYISDDGCKGCSTGFKIMLGKLLPKLVAAFCEAGIACGQ
- the LOC109746297 gene encoding probable ubiquitin-conjugating enzyme E2 24 isoform X2; the encoded protein is MDLFVIDSDSESYSGTSDSEDQECEFTDHAQSILSSLDESIGKIDDFLTFERGFLHGDIVCPVSDPSGQLGRVVGVEMFVDLETYSGDIIEDVNSKQLSRVRSFVSGDCVVMGPWMGRVIRAFDLVTVVFSDGAKCEMLLRDSEVLKPIPPFIFEDAPYFYYPSQRVRIVHPSVSKSGTWLSGSWRASRDEGVVSHVDVGLVHVNWITSVANVWGDRSSSPPNFQDPKNLTLLSCFPYANWQLGDWCTLSAGHDGSLPSEDRKCSRYSQTYVVAKTKSTFDVLWQNGSISLGLEPYILAPVSTPGDHDFWPGQFVLEKLAVEEAAERQRIGIVRNVDALERTVNVKWIVPVDDDIVRYGSDPTEETVSAYELVEHPDFSFCTGEVVIRSALNIDKSEADLTNGTMTVSRKSLDTSSGFLSCIGNVLGYKDDGIEVQWASGVISKAQHFEIIGLERLLDNSLESVNEVHTSVDDEAEQETIHHESTKNALEESGEDCTGSLRNAFYFSKTAFDFLTNVASSFFGAHDSTSSSSITADPQYQIVKSADLHSSAEEFSVVELVMQTEKPQLPSENDVKIFDVVVDCSDHHFVKERGHENVKRGWLKKIQQEWTILQNDLPDDIHVRVYEERMDLLRACIVGAAGTPYHDNLFFFDIFFPPDYPHEPPSVHYHSGGLRLNPNLYETGKVCLSLLKTWAGTGNEVWNPEGSTVLQLLLSLQALVLNEKPYFNEAGYDKFVGKADGEKNSITYNENAFLLSCKSMMYILHKPPKHFEKFVKEHFTCRAPHILEACNAYLGGDLIGHARDSTYISDDGCKGCSTGFKIMLGKLLPKLVAAFCEAGIACGQ